CCCACGTCGACCAGGCCGAGCCCCGGCACGGGGACGGCCATCCACACGCCCTCCAGGAAGGCGCCGCCCGCGAGGAGGCCGAGGATGCCCGAGAGAAGAATGGTGGAGAGGCCGAGCCCCATCAGCGTCTGGGGCGCGACGCGGAGGAGCCGACGCGTCGACGGGACGTCGTACGCGAGGACGTGGAGCGAAAACGCCGCGGCAATGATGAGCCCGCCGACGAACCCGCCCCCCGGCTCCTGGTGGCCGCGCAGGAGCGCGTAAATCGAGACGATGATCAGGAGCAGGATCAAGACGGGCGTGACGGCGCGCAGGATCAAGGAGGGCATGGCTCAGGCTCCCCTCCGCCTGCCGACCTGGAGGAGCGCGTAGACGCCGATCCCGGCCACGCAGAGGACCGTCGCCTCGCCCAGCGTGTCCATCGCCCGGAAGTCGACGAGGATCACGTTGACGATGTTTCGCCCGTGGGCCTCGGGGTATCCCTTGGCGACGAAGTATTCGCTCAGGGTCGGGTCCGGATACAGCGTCGACGACATGAGGATCAAGAGGGCCACGGTCGCGCCGAAGATCACGGAGACGATGGCGTCCGGGATCCAGACGCGCGCCGGGGACCGGTTCACGAAGCGCGGCAGGTGGTGCAGGACGAGCACGAAGATCACGACCGTGAGCGCCTCGACCATGATCTGCGTGAGCGCGAGATCGAGGGCGCTGAAGATCACGTAAATGAGCATGACGGAGACGCCGATCGCGCCGAGCGCGGCCACGACGGCGAGGCGCGAGAGCGTGCGCGTGGTCATCGCCGCGGCCCCGAGGATCACGACCGCGAGCACGAGCTCCGGGAGCTCCACGCCGCGCAGCGAGATCGACAAGGGCAGGCTCCGGAGGAGCGGCGCCCCGACGAGCACGACCGTCGTCAGGACCGTGACGAGCAGGTAATGGCGCAGGTGCCCCGTCTGGAGCCGCCGCGTCTGCCACGCGGCGAACCGCATGAGCCCCGCGAAGGCAGCGTCGTACACGCGCGCCGGGCCCCACGCGCCGAGGCGCGTGGAAGCGTCGAAGAGGCGCTCTTCACGGCCGGAGAGGACACGAAAGAGCACGACGCCGGCGAGCAGGGTCGCGGCGCTCGCCCCGAGCACGGGCGAAAAGCCGTGCCACAGGTGCAATTCGAGGGGCGCAGGGCGGCCGAGAATGGCGGTCGCCGCCGCGCCCGGGAGGTCTCCGAGCCATTGCGGCGCCAGGCCGAAGACGAGGCTCGCGGCCGCGAGCACAGAAGGCCCGAGCCACATGGATGGCGGCGCTTCGTGCGGGATCCTGGGCGCGGAGGGGGATCCGCCGAAGAAGGGCCGATAGGCGACGAGCACGCTCACCACGACGAGCAGCACGCTCGACAGGACCGCGGCCACGCCGAGGAGGGCCCGCATCGAGGGCGACGCGAAGACGGCCTCGTAGAAGAGCTCTTTCCCCAGAAAGCCGAAGAGGGGCGGCGCTCCGGCGCTCGAAATGGCGGCCAGCACCGCCGCCGTCGCCGTGACGGGCATCCGCCGCGCGAGGCCCCGCAGGCGGGTGACGTCGCGGGTCCCGGTCTCGTGGTCCAGGGTCCCCGCGGTCATGAAAAGCGCGCCCTTGTACAGGGAATGCGCGATGAGATACACCACCGCGGCGGAAATGGCCGCCCGGGTCCCGATGCCGAGGAGCATGGTGAGCAGGCCGAGCACGCTCACGGTCGATTGCGCGAGGATCCGCTTGAGGTCCTTCTGCGTGACCGCGAGGACCGCGCCGACGACCATCGTGGCGGCGCCGACGAGGGTCACGACGAGAAACCATTCTCGCGTGCCGCCGAGCGTGGGGTGCAGGCGCGCGAGGAGATAGACGCCCGCCTTCACCATGGTGGCCGAATGCAGGTAGGCGCTGACGGGCGTGGGCGCCTCCATCGCCCGCGGGAGCCAGAACGAAAAGGGAAACTGCGCCGATTTCGTGAACGCTCCGGCGAGGACGAGGATCAAAATGGGCAGGTAGAGGGGGCTCTCCCGGACGGCTTCACCCGAGAATCGCGAGATCAGCGTCTCGCCGGTCGAGAGGACGAGGAGGACGAAGCCGGCGAGCATGGCGAGCCCGCCGACGCCCGTGACGAGGAGCGCCGTCAAGGCGGCCTTGCGCGCCTCGGGCCGCTCGTGGTCCCACGCGATGAGGAGATACGAGCTCACGCTCGTGAGCTCCCAGCACACGAAGAGGACGAACACGTCGTCGGCGAGCACGAGGCCCGCCATCGATCCCGTGAACAGGAGGAGGTACGCGTAGAACCGCCCGAGCCGCCGATCCGATTGCAGATATTTGCTCGCGTAAATGAAGATCAGCGCCCCGATGCCGCAGATGAGCGCGAGGAACACGAGCGAGAGCCCATCCAGGCTGAACGCGAGCTCCACCCCGAGCGAGGGGATCCACGGCAGCGACGCGTGAACCACCTCCCCCTCGGCGAGGAGCCTCGGGACGAACGGCATCACGGACACGAGCACGCCGAGCGGCAACGCCGCGAAGAGCCAGCCAGCCGGGCGACCGAGCACGCGTTGCAGGGCTTGCGCCAGCAGAGCTCCGATGAATATGCTCAGGACAGCCCACAGCATCGCGGCAGCCTCCCCTTCGATGCCGGGGAGGACCGGATGCGTTCCGGCTGCCAAACGACCTCGGCCATGACCGGTTCACGGTCGTCGCGCTGACGCGAGGCTGATAGGACCCTTCAAATGCAGATGATTCAATGCAGAGCGGCGGACTCCTCGCGCACCTGATCACGGCCCTCGTCGCCGCGATGATCGGCGCCGCGATCGCGTTGCGACTCCGGCAACCGCTCATCATCGGGTACGTCCTCGCCGGCGTCGCCATCGGCCCGTTCACGCCCGGCGTCATG
This DNA window, taken from Polyangium spumosum, encodes the following:
- a CDS encoding putative monovalent cation/H+ antiporter subunit A — its product is MLWAVLSIFIGALLAQALQRVLGRPAGWLFAALPLGVLVSVMPFVPRLLAEGEVVHASLPWIPSLGVELAFSLDGLSLVFLALICGIGALIFIYASKYLQSDRRLGRFYAYLLLFTGSMAGLVLADDVFVLFVCWELTSVSSYLLIAWDHERPEARKAALTALLVTGVGGLAMLAGFVLLVLSTGETLISRFSGEAVRESPLYLPILILVLAGAFTKSAQFPFSFWLPRAMEAPTPVSAYLHSATMVKAGVYLLARLHPTLGGTREWFLVVTLVGAATMVVGAVLAVTQKDLKRILAQSTVSVLGLLTMLLGIGTRAAISAAVVYLIAHSLYKGALFMTAGTLDHETGTRDVTRLRGLARRMPVTATAAVLAAISSAGAPPLFGFLGKELFYEAVFASPSMRALLGVAAVLSSVLLVVVSVLVAYRPFFGGSPSAPRIPHEAPPSMWLGPSVLAAASLVFGLAPQWLGDLPGAAATAILGRPAPLELHLWHGFSPVLGASAATLLAGVVLFRVLSGREERLFDASTRLGAWGPARVYDAAFAGLMRFAAWQTRRLQTGHLRHYLLVTVLTTVVLVGAPLLRSLPLSISLRGVELPELVLAVVILGAAAMTTRTLSRLAVVAALGAIGVSVMLIYVIFSALDLALTQIMVEALTVVIFVLVLHHLPRFVNRSPARVWIPDAIVSVIFGATVALLILMSSTLYPDPTLSEYFVAKGYPEAHGRNIVNVILVDFRAMDTLGEATVLCVAGIGVYALLQVGRRRGA
- a CDS encoding Na+/H+ antiporter subunit B; protein product: MPSLILRAVTPVLILLLIIVSIYALLRGHQEPGGGFVGGLIIAAAFSLHVLAYDVPSTRRLLRVAPQTLMGLGLSTILLSGILGLLAGGAFLEGVWMAVPVPGLGLVDVGTPVLFDVGVYAAVMGMVLMIILMVAEMNT